One Pyxicephalus adspersus chromosome 3, UCB_Pads_2.0, whole genome shotgun sequence genomic window carries:
- the TIMM13 gene encoding mitochondrial import inner membrane translocase subunit Tim13 encodes MDGFSSDFSPSGPSNSGSGKVDTGAIMEQVKVQIAVANAQELLQRMTDKCYRKCIGKPGTSLDNSEQKCIAMCMDRYMDAWNIVSKAYNSRLQRERAKM; translated from the exons ATGGATGGTTTCAGCTCTGACTTCTCCCCCTCGGGGCCATCGAACTCAGGCTCTGGGAAGGTGGACACCGGGGCCATCATGGAGCAGGTCAAGGTGCAGATCGCGGTGGCCAATGCACAGGAGCTGCTGCAG CGGATGACGGATAAAtgttatagaaaatgtattggaaagccAGGAACCTCTTTGGACAATTCAGAGCAG AAGTGCATTGCAATGTGTATGGACAGATACATGGATGCGTGGAATATTGTGTCCAAAGCCTACAACTCCAGACTACAGCGAGAGCGTGCAAAGATGTGA